Proteins from a single region of Xyrauchen texanus isolate HMW12.3.18 chromosome 7, RBS_HiC_50CHRs, whole genome shotgun sequence:
- the LOC127647044 gene encoding mRNA (2'-O-methyladenosine-N(6)-)-methyltransferase-like, with translation MMSENHGTVKTDSALVMSPTGSTSESAPLSPSTSKPIQELPDELIQAGWSKCWSKRENRPYYFNRFTNQSLWEMPVLGQHDVISDPLGLNAAPASGEAIVEAGLGNGQRKRHPSDDASQRGPNSFKRPQVEIPVTPTTPTVPISPSTPGVKPWTSTTDDKQAQTSVPAPAPYRPAVVYWDLDIQTNAVIRERAPADHLPPHPEIELQRAQLTTKLRQHYHELCSQREGIEPPRESFNRWLLERKVVDKGGDPLLPSECDPVISPSMFREIMNDIPIRLSRIKYKEEARKLLFKYAEAAKKMIDSRNATPDCRKVVKWNVEDTMNWLRRDHSASKEDYMDRLEHLRKQCGPHVTSVAKDSVEGICSKIYHISAEYVRRIRQIHLALLKDCNISVDGTEAKVVQDRLVYCYPVRLSVPSPPQPRVELHFENDIACLRYKGEMVKVNRAHFNKLELLYRYSCIDDLKFEKFLSRVWCLIKRYQVMFGSGVNEGSGLQGALPVPVFEALNKQFGVTFECFASPLNCYFKQFCSAFADTDGFFGSRGPFLHFSPASGSFEANPPFCEEFMDSMVTHIEELLEHSSEPLSFVIFVPEWRDPPTPALTRMEASRFRRHQMNVPAFEHEYRSGSQHICKREEMYYKAVHGTAVIFLQNNAGFAKWEPTSERIQEFLAAYKVSGQSLPSPGPSSTSTGDKDSKPGQERSARSQDNSSPVDKTAPDTTSI, from the exons ATGATGAGTGAAAACCACGGAACAGTAAAGACAGACTCGGCGTTGGTCATGTCGCCCACCGGGTCCACTTCAGAGTCTGCTCCCTTGTCACCCTCTACCAGCAAACCCATCCAAGAGCTGCCAG ATGAGTTGATTCAAGCTGGATGGTCAAAATGTTGGAGTAAGAGGGAGAATCGGCCTTATTACTTTAACCGTTTCACCAACCAATCGCTGTGGGAGATGCCTGTCCTGGGGCAACATGATGTCATT TCGGATCCTCTGGGGTTGAACGCAGCTCCAGCCTCTGGTGAGGCGATTGTGGAAGCAGGACTAGGAAACGGCCAGCGTAAGAGACACCCATCAGATGATGCTTCTCAAAGGGGGCCGAACAGTTTCAAGAGGCCACAG GTTGAGATTCCAGTCACTCCGACGACTCCTACAGTCCCTATTTCTCCCAGCACACCAGGAGTCAAACCCTGGACCTCCACCACAGATGACAAACAAGCCCAGACCAGCGTACCTGCACCGGCTCCATACCGGCCCGCTGT AGTGTACTGGGATCTGGACATTCAGACCAACGCCGTGATCCGAGAGCGAGCCCCAGCGGACCATCTCCCACCCCACCCTGAGATTGAACTGCAGAGAGCTCAACTCACCACCAAACTACGGCAGCACTACCATGAGCTGTGCTCTCAGCGGGAGG GTATAGAGCCGCCACGAGAATCCTTCAACCGCTGGCTTTTGGAGAGGAAGGTGGTGGATAAAGGGGGTGATCCGCTCTTGCCCAGTGAATGCGACCCGGTCATCTCCCCATCCATGTTCCGAGAGATCATGAACGACATCCCAATCAG GCTGTCTCGCATCAAGTATAAGGAAGAGGCTAGAAAACTCTTGTTCAAATATGCAGAGGCGGCAAAGAAAATGATAGACTccag AAACGCAACTCCTGATTGTCGAAAGGTGGTCAAATGGAACGTTGAGGACACCATGAACTGGCTTAGACGAGACCACTCTGCCAGCAAAGAGGACTACATG GATCGACTCGAGCACTTACGGAAGCAGTGTGGCCCTCACGTCACGAGTGTGGCGAAGGATTCCGTTGAAGGCATCTGTTCAAAGATCTATCACATCTCTGCAGAATATGTGCGCCGAATCCGCCAAATTCACCTTGCTCTTCTTAAAGACTGCAACATCTCTG TGGACGGCACAGAGGCGAAAGTCGTTCAGGACCGGTTGGTGTATTGTTATCCCGTCAGACTGTCCGTGCCGTCCCCTCCTCAACCCCGCGTGGAGCTGCACTTCGAGAACGACATCGCCTGCCTGCGGTATAAAGGAGAAATGGTGAAGGTCAACCGCGCCCATTTCAACAAACTG GAGCTTCTATATCGATATAGCTGTATTGATGACCTAAAGTTCGAAAAGTTTCTGTCTCGTGTGTGGTGCCTTATCAAAAGATACCAG GTGATGTTTGGTTCTGGTGTGAATGAGGGGTCCGGTCTACAAGGGGCGCTGCCCGTTCCGGTTTTCGAGGCTCTTAATAAACAGTTTGGAGTGACGTTTGAGTGCTTCGCCTCTCCTCTCAACTGCTATTTCAAGCAGTTTTGCTCCGCATTTGCAGATACTGACGGCTTCTTTGGATCTCGAGG GCCATTCCTCCACTTCTCTCCAGCCAGTGGCTCATTTGAGGCAAACCCTCCATTCTGTGAGGAGTTCATGGATTCCATGGTGACACACATTGAG GAACTTCTGGAACACTCCAGTGAGCCTCTGTCCTTCGTCATCTTCGTGCCAGAGTGGCGTGACCCCCCAACTCCAGCTCTGACGCGGATGGAGGCCAGTCGCTTCCGCAGGCACCAAATGAACGTGCCGGCATTTGAGCACGAGTACCGCAGCGGCTCGCAGCACATCTGCAAAAG AGAAGAAATGTACTACAAGGCCGTCCATGGAACGGCAGTCATTTTCCTGCAAAATAATG